Proteins from a single region of Halarsenatibacter silvermanii:
- a CDS encoding DUF1670 domain-containing protein, which produces EEGLQPPDIARKTNHSQQAVDRYIKDYERVKFLVRRGIEPAQIQHMTGRGKSVIEQYIEIIEHYHPDNGND; this is translated from the coding sequence ATGAGGAAGGTCTGCAGCCTCCTGATATAGCCCGTAAGACCAATCATTCGCAGCAGGCTGTTGATAGATACATCAAAGACTATGAAAGAGTGAAATTTCTTGTCAGAAGAGGTATTGAACCCGCGCAAATACAGCATATGACTGGCAGAGGTAAATCAGTAATTGAGCAGTATATTGAGATTATAGAGCATTATCATCCCGATAATGGCAATGATTAA